The genomic window GACGCCAGGGGCGTTTTTTTAGTACCTTAGCTTTGCAAGGAATGAAGCAGATTTCAAACTTTGTATATAAAATGAGGGAAGCATCATGCCTGACAATATCATCCCGTTTCCGGGAAAAGAACGCAAGTCCCATCATCGGCCGAACGAGTTTGCAGCGGAGCGGATCAGCCGTTGGCAAAAAGGACTGCTCAGTGAAGATTTCAAACAGCAGTGGCAAACCTTTGAAGAGATGGACTGTCTCACCGATATGACGGTGTTAAAGGTGATTGAAGCCTTTCTTCTGTTTGAGAAAGGTGACCGTACCCTGAAAACGAAACTGTTGCAAGCTTTAAAGAAAAAATGTCCGTGGCCTATCTCCATGAAGGTGAGGAAAGGGGATCAACAGCAAACGGTCAATATACAGGATGTTCCTCTCCAGTGGGAGGAGTGGGACGAGCAAGCACTTAAGCCCTGTTTGGAGTTGGAAAGATTGGCGAGTGACGATCCCAGCCTGGTGCAGATGGCCAGAGAGTTGTGGTTGTATGGGCTGGAAAAACATTATCCTTTTCTGCCAACTTTTAATAAATATTTACAGTGGACAGCTGCTCTTCATTATTATACATTAGACATAATCAATCCCGAACTGGCCAAACAGCACCTGGAGCGTCAATTGCCAGCGGTGTATCAACTTGATAGGTCCGTCATTGAAGACAAGGCTGACGCCCTTGCCCGCTGGCTGATGCAGTTGTAGAGTTTGTTGAAAACCCCTTAGTATATGTTATAATAAAGTGGTTATACGGTAAAATCATACATATATTTCTTTCGTTTCATGTTTTAGATTAATGAAAATGAGGGAAGGAATTATAGGAGGGAACAGCATATTATGAGTGCAAAATGGGAAAAACTTGAGAATAATCAAGGCGTCTTGACCGTTGAGGTGGATAAAGAGGAGTTTGCCAAAGCCCTAGATCAAGCCTTTAAAAAAGTGGTCAAGAAAGTAAATGTCCCTGGTTTCCGTAAAGGGAAAGTACCGCGCAAAATTTTTGAAGCCCGTTTTGGCGTAGAGTCACTGTATCAAGATGCCTTGGACATTATTTTACCTGAAGCTTATCAACAGGCAGTGGAAGAAACAGGCATTGAACCAGTTGACCGTCCCGAAGTGGACATCGAACAGCTGGAAAAAGACAAAAATCTGATCTTCAAAGCTACCGTTACAGTGAAGCCGGAAGTGCAACTGGGCGAGTATAAAGGTCTGGAAATACCAGAAAAAGATTTCTCCGTCACCGATGAACAGGTGGAGGAAGAACTGAACCGTGCCAGAGAACGACAAGCCGAGCTGGTTGTCGTTGAAGATGGAGAAGTCCAAGAAGGAGATACCGCTGTCATTGACTTTGAAGGATTTATTGATGGTGAAGCCTTTGAAGGTGGCAAAGGAGAAAACTACAGCCTGGAAATTGGATCAAAAACGTTTATCCCCGGCTTTGAAGAGCAGCTTGTCGGCATGAAGAAAGGGGAGGAGAAAGAGATTCAGGTCACTTTCCCTGAAGATTATCATGCCGAGGAATTCCAGGGCAAAGAAGCCACGTTTAAAGTAAAAGTGAAGGAAATTAAGCGTAAAAACCTGCCTGAACTGGATGACGAATTTGCCAAAGATGTATCCGAATTTGACACGCTGGAAGAATACAAAGCTGACCTGCGCCAAAAACTGGAAGAAAGAGCCAAGCAGGAAGAAGAAAATTATAAGCGGGAAACTGTGGTAGAAAAAGCAGCTGAGAATGCCACCATCGATATTCCCCAAGTGATGATTGATCATGAAATCGAGCACATGGTGCGGGACTTTGAACAGCGCCTGCGTCTGCAAGGGCTGGATTTGGACACTTACTTCAGCTTCTCCGGCACAGACAAAGAAGGGTTAAAAGAACAATTTAAGGACGACGCTGAAAAGCGGGTGCGCATCAATCTGACTCTGGAAGCTATTGCCAAGGCAGAAGAGATCGAGGTTACCGATGAAGAGATAGAAGCTGAGCTTGACAAGCTGGCTGAAATGTACGGCCGTGACAAAGAGGAAATTAAGAAGATCTTTACGGCCCAAGGCAACATGGAAACGATCCAGCAAGACATCAGATTCAGAAAAACGATCGATCTTTTGGTCAATCACAGCAAAATAGTTGCATAAACTAGCATATTAAAGTTAAAGTTAGAAACAAGGTACGTGTCAAAAGCGTGCCTTGTTTCATAAACTTGTTTTTCAGGCCCGGAAGGGAGTGGTCCAATGAACCTGATACCTTATGTCGTAGAGCAAACCAATCGCGGGGAAAGAGCTTACGATATTTATTCACGTCTGTTGAAAGACCGCATTATTTTCTTAGGCACCCCCATTGATGATCATGTCGCCAACAGTGTGATTGCCCAGCTGTTATTTTTGGCGGCAGAAGACCCTGAAAAAGATGTTCATCTATACATAAACTCGCCTGGAGGTTCTGTAACTGCCGGACTGGCAATTTACGATACCATGCAATACATAAAACCTGATGTTTCCACCATTTGTGTAGGGTTGGCTGCCAGTATGGGCTCGTTCCTATTGGCGGCCGGGGCCAAAGGCAAACGCTATGCTTTGCCAAACAGTGAAGTGATGATGCACCAACCTTTGGGTGGTGTCAAAGGGCAAGCGGCAGACATCAAGATTCATGCCGACTGGATTATCAAGACTAAAGAAAAATTAAACCGTATCTACGCTGAACGGACTTCTCAGCCACTCGATAAAATTGAACGGGATACGGACAGAGACTTCTTCATGGGTGCCGAAGAAGCAAAGGAGTATGGTTTAGTGGATCAGGTGATCACCCGAATCAACCAAAGCTAGAGGGGTGGGAAACATGTTTAAATTTAATGACGAAAAAGGCCAACTGAAATGCTCATTTTGCGGAAAATCACAGGACCAGGTGCGCAAACTGGTAGCCGGACCTGGTGTTTATATATGTGACGAATGTATCGAGTTGTGTACTGAAATCGTGGAAGAGGAACTGGGCCATGAAGAGGAACTGGATTTTAAAGAATTGCCTAAACCGCATGAAATCCGCAAGCATCTGGACGATTATGTGATCGGACAGGACATGGCCAAGAAAGCTCTGTCTGTTGCGGTGTATAATCACTATAAGCGCATCCGTTCCGGGGCTAGAAATGATGATGTGGAACTGGCCAAAAGTAACATTTTGCTCCTAGGTCCTACCGGAAGCGGTAAAACATTGTTGGCCCAGACTTTGGCCCGCGTTTTAAATGTTCCTTTTGCCATCGCTGATGCCACATCCTTGACCGAAGCCGGTTACGTGGGCGAAGACGTGGAGAACATCTTGCTGAAATTGATTCAAGCGGCCGACTACGATGTAGAGCGAGCTGAAAAAGGGATCATCTATATTGATGAAATCGATAAGGTGGCCCGCAAGTCAGAAAATCCGTCCATCACCCGTGATGTCTCCGGTGAAGGTGTGCAGCAAGCCTTGCTTAAGATTTTGGAAGGGACCACAGCCAGCGTACCTCCCCAAGGGGGACGCAAACATCCGCACCAGGAGTTTATCCAGATCGATACCACTAACATTCTGTTTATCTGCGGCGGTGCTTTTGACGGCATTGAACAAATCATCAAGCGACGCATCGGCAAAAAGGTGATCGGTTTCGGCACGACGGCAGAGAGCCGGGACTTAAAGCCAGGGGAATACCTGTCCAAAGTGCTGCCGGAAGACCTGCTCAAATTCGGCCTGATTCCGGAGTTTGTCGGTCGTTTGCCGGTCATCTCCACTTTGGAACCGCTGGATGAAGAGGCATTGGTCGAAATCTTAACCAAGCCGAAAAACGCGCTGGTGAAGCAGTACCAGAAGCTGATGGAAATGGACAACGTGGAGCTTGAATTTGAGGAAGAGGCCTTGCGTGCCATTGCTAAAGAGGCCATCAAACGCAACACAGGGGCCCGCGGATTGCGCTCCATCATTGAGTCCATTATGTTGGATGTCATGTTTGATCTGCCGTCCCGCTCCGACATTAAGAAATGCCTGATTACCAAGAGTGTAGTTGAAAATCAGCTTCCACCGGTCCTGATCACCACTGAAGGTGAAGTGGTGCAAAACGAAAAACCGAAGGAAAGTGCCTGATCCCATTGCCATAAATCGTCAGCCGCTTAAGGCATTCTTAAGCGGCTTTTTTGTTTATCTCTCTCCCCTTGAGGCAATACTACAAAATATCAACAGGAAACCACGTGTACCAACATCGGGGAGGGAATAAACAAATGGATTTTATGATGATTGTGATCCTGGTACAGGTCTTTTTCGGGATCATCATCGGGCTCTACTTTTGGAATTTGTTGCGCAATCAGCGGTCCAGCCGCATCGCTGTCGATAGAGAATCAAAAAAGGAATTGGAGCAGTTGCGCCGTCTGCGCTCCATCTCCTTAACACAACCGCTCAATGAAAAAGTGCGGCCCTCTTCATTTAGCGAGATTATTGGACAAGAAGACGGTATCCGCGCGCTACGGGCAGCCCTGTGTGGCCCTAACCCACAACATGTAATCGTTTACGGACCTCCCGGGGTAGGGAAAACAGCAGCCGCCCGTCTTGTTTTGGAAGAAGCCAAAAAAAGCAGTGCTTCCCCTTTTAGGGAGGATGCCAAGTTTGTGGAATTGGATGCGACAACAGCACGCTTTGATGAACGGGGCATCGCCGATCCATTAATCGGCTCCGTGCATGATCCCATTTACCAGGGTGCCGGAGCCATGGGGCAAGCAGGCATCCCCCAGCCCAAGCCCGGGGCAGTGACCAAGGCACACGGAGGTGTCCTTTTTATTGATGAAATAGGCGAATTGCATCCTATCCAAATGAATAAATTATTAAAGGTCCTTGAAGACCGCAAAGTGTATTTGGAGAGTGCCTATTACAGTGAAGAAAACCCCCAGATTCCGACTCATATTCATGATATTTTCCAAAACGGACTGCCTGCCGACTTTCGTCTGATCGGAGCCACCACCCGTACACCGGAGGAGATCCCGCCAGCCATTCGTTCCCGTTGCCTGGAGATTTTCTTTCGTGCACTCAAGCCGGATGAAATCGCTAAAATCGCCAAGGGCGCCATCAAAAAGATCCGCTTTGAATATGAACAGGGGGCTATTGATGTGATTACCCGTTATGCCACTAACGGACGGGAAGCGGTCAACGTGATTCAAATTGCTTCCGGTATTGCTTTAAGCGAGGGACGCCATACCATTAAAACCAGTGATGTGGAATGGGTGATCCACAGCAGCCAGAAATCCCCCCGTCCGGAGAAGAAGGTGCCGCCTGAGCCCCAAGTCGGCTTTGTCAATGGCTTGGCTGTTTACGGCCCCAATATGGGTGCTCTCTTGGAGATTGAAGTAACAGCCATACCAGTGACTGACGGCAGCAGGGGAACCATCAACATTACCGGCGTAGCAGAAGAGGAAACAATGGGTAACCGGGGCCGCTCCATCCGGCGCAAATCGATGGCCAAAGGGTCAATTGAAAACGTCTTGACCGTCTTGCGCCGCACAGATATCGATCCGTATGCCTATGATCTGCATGTCAACTTTCCGGGAGGCATTCCCATTGACGGACCCTCCGCTGGCATCACTATGGCCACGGCCATTTACTCGGCCGTCAAAAATATCCCGGTGGATAACAAACTGGCCATGACGGGGGAACTCAGCATTCACGGCAAGGTCAAACCGGTTGGCGGTGTGGTGGCCAAAGTGGAAGCAGCCATACAAGCAGGTTGTAACCGGGTGATTATTCCCCGTGAAAATGATCAGGCCATCTTCAAAGAGATGGACAATATTGAAGTGATCCCGGTTGATTATCTGGAAGACGTATTCAAACTTGCCCTTGTCACCGAGAAAGAGAAGCAAGGTGTTGATATGCCTCAGGAAGCTGAGATCCTGACAGCCCAAACGACTCCTGTCAGCTGATCTTCCTCACTCTGCTGATCGCTTTCGCTTCCTGTTAGACAAATCTAAACGGATAAGCTAAAATGAGACATACATTCAGCATTGTACAACAGGTCCTGAACCGCATAGCTATTGGAGGTGAACGTTTATGGGGAACGGGCAAGATGAACAACGTGAACGGGTGATTCCTCTGTTGCCCCTAAGAGGAATCATTGTTTATCCCACGATGGTCTTGCACCTGGATGTAGGCCGTCCAAAATCGGTTAATGCCCTGGAAAAGGCGATGGTGGATGATCATCAGATTTTCCTAGCTACCCAAAAAGATATTCATATAGATGAACCGGCGGAAGAGGACATTTATCAAGTGGGTACAGTGGCCCACGTGAAACAAATGTTAAAGCTGCCCAACGGCACGATCCGGGTCTTGGTAGAAGGCTTGTACCGTGCCAAGATCAAGGCCTTCCTGGAGGATGATGAGGCTTTTATGGTGCGTGCGGAACGAGTCGCTGACCGGGATGACAATGAACTGGAAACGGAAGCGTTGATGCGCGCTGTCTTAAAGCAATTTGAGCAATACATCTCTTTATCTAAAAAGATTACCCCGGAAACACTGGCTGCAGTCAGGGATATTGATGAGCCCGGCCGGCTGGCTGATGTGATCGCCAGCCATCTCTCCCTCAAAGTGAAGGATAAACAGGCTATTTTGGAGACGATTAATGTTCGCGACCGGCTGGAAAAGATTTTGTCCATCCTCAGTAATGAAAAAGAAGTGTTGGAGCTGGAGCGCAAAATTGGCCAGCGGGTTAAGAAATCCATGGAAAAGACGCAGAAAGAATACTACCTGCGGGAACAAATGAAAGCCATTCAAAAAGAGTTGGGAGAGAAAGAGGGACGGGCCGGTGAAGTGGAAGAGCTGCGCAAAAGGCTGGAGGAAAAAAACGTTCCGGAGCGGATCAAAGAGAAGGTGGAAAAAGAACTGGAACGTTACGAAAAAATGCCGCCCACGTCTGCTGAAAGCAGCGTAATCCGCAATTATATCGACTGGTTGCTTAACTTGCCTTGGACCGAGCGCACAGAGGACCGCATCGATATTGCCGAAGCAGAGAAGATTCTGGACGCTGATCACTATGGCCTGGAAAAACCGAAAGAGCGCGTCTTGGAATACTTGGCTGTTCAAAAGCTGGTCAATAAAATTAAAGGCCCCATTCTCTGTCTGGTGGGACCTCCTGGGGTGGGCAAGACATCGTTGGCCCGCTCCATTGCCAAATCGATGGGCCGCAAATTTGTCCGCATTTCACTGGGCGGGGTGCGTGATGAAGCGGAAATACGCGGGCACCGCCGCACCTATGTGGGGGCCTTGCCGGGACGCATCATCCAGGGCATGAAAACAGCCGGTACGGTCAACCCTGTTTTTTTATTGGATGAAATCGATAAAATGGCCCATGATTTCAGGGGAGACCCAGCCAGTGCGCTGTTGGAGGTTTTGGACCCAGAGCAAAACAATACGTTTAGCGACCATTTTATTGAGGAACCTTATGACTTGTCTAAAGTGATGTTTATCACCACAGCCAATACCACCCATACCATCCCCCGTCCGCTGTTGGACCGGATGGAATTGATCTACATTCCCGGCTATACGGAAGTGGAGAAAAAAGAAATTGCCTTTCATTATCTGCTTCCGAAGCAAATGGACGAACACGGTCTGAAAAAGAACCAATTGCAGTTGAAGGAAGAGGCCTTGTTAAAAGTGATTCGCCGCTACACCCGGGAAGCAGGCGTGCGCAACTTGGAGCGGCAACTGGCCACCATTTGCCGCAAAGCGGCCAAGCTGATCGTTGCTGGAGACAAGAAGCGGGTTGTTGTGACTGAAAATACCCTGGAGGACCTGTTAGGCAAGCCCAAATTCCGCTATGGCCTGGCTGAAGTGGACGATCAGGTGGGTGTGGCCACCGGGCTGGCCTGGACATCAGTTGGCGGTGATACTTTAAGTATTGAAGTGACCGTTGTCCCAGGCAAAGGGAAACTGACCTTAACAGGCAAATTGGGGGATGTGATGAAGGAGTCGGCCCAGGCTGCTTTCAGTTACATTCGCTCCAAAGCCGAATCCCTGGACATTGATCCTGAGTTTCACGAGGAGAATGATATTCATATCCATGTTCCCGAAGGGGCCATTCCCAAGGATGGTCCGTCAGCCGGCATCACCATGGCCACTGCGTTGGTATCAGCTTTAAGCGGCAAGCCAGTCTCCAAAGAAGTGGGCATGACCGGAGAGATTACCCTCCGCGGCCGGGTGCTGCCCATCGGTGGTTTGAAAGAAAAGGCCTTAGCTGCCCACCGGGCCGGCTTGAAAAAAATCCTCATCCCCAAAGAGAATGATAAAGATATTGATGATATTCCCGAAAGCGTCCGTGAGGAACTGTCCATCATCACCGTGGAACATATGGATGAGGTTTTAAAGCACGCCTTGGTAGAAAAAGAGGGGGAACAGACATGAAGGTGACCCAAGCCGAACTGGTGATCAGTGCGGTTAGTGCCAAACAATATCCACAGGAAGCCCTGCCAGAGATTGCTTTGGCCGGGCGTTCTAATGTGGGCAAATCTTCGTTTATCAACAAGCTGATTAACCGTAAAAATCTGGCCCGGACAAGTTCTAAGCCGGGCAAAACGCAGACACTTAACTTTTACAGGATTAACAAACAGTTTTTCTTCGTGGATTTGCCAGGTTACGGATATGCCAAAGTATCCAAAACAGAACGGGAACGCTGGGGCCGCTTTATTGAAGAATACTTAACCACCCGGGAACAGTTGCAGCTTATTTGCCATCTGGTCGATATCCGCCATCAGCCGACAAAGGATGACCAGACGATGGCCGACTGGCTAAATCATATGGACCTGCCCCGACTGGTGGTTGCCACCAAAGCGGATAAAATTCCAAAAGGAAAAATACATCAACATCTCAAAATCATCAAGGAAACCTTGCAACTTGACAAGGATGTCCCGCTCATTGCCTTCTCTGCCGAAACAGGTCAGGGTAAGGATGAAGTTTGGCAAGCGCTGAATCCTTATATCCTGCCTGAAAGCGGTTAATATTGTCGCATAGTTTTCATATTTTTTACACAGAATAAACAGGGCAGATTTGCTATAATAGGGTAGAGTCATGATTGTCCAGTGTCGAATTGTGGATTACATTGGCTATGGTTGTAGGATTAGAGGTGAAAGAGATGCATCTCTTGACGGTCAGTTTAAATTACAAACGGACACCGGTTGAGCTCAGGGAACGTTTTGCTGTGGCTAAAGAAGAGATTCCGGTTGCCCTTGGCCAGCTGTTCAATACGAAAAGCATTCTGGAGTGCGTGTTATTGTCAACCTGTAACCGTACGGAAGTGTTTGCTGTTGTTGACCAGCTGCACCGGGGACGGGATTTTATCACTAAGTTTTTAGGCGATTGGTTTCAGGCTGAACGCCATGAATTTGCTCCTTACCTGGACTTTAAGGAAGATGACGAGGCCACCCTCCATTTGTTCAGACTGGCTGTTGGCCTGGATTCTATGGTAATCGGGGAGACACAGATTTTGGGGCAAGTGAAAGAAGCCTTTTTTGCCGCCCAAGCTCAAGGGGCTACGGGCACCATTTTTAACACCTTGTTCAAACAAGTGATCACTTTAGCCAAAAGGGCCCATTCAGAGACTCAAATCGGGCAGCATGCCGTGTCGGTCAGCTATGCCGCCGTTGAATTAAGCCGTAAGATTCATGGTGATCTTAACCGGAAAGCCGCCTTGATCATCGGAGCCGGAAAAATGAGCGAATTGACGGCCAAGCATTTGGCCGACAATGGTGTGACTGACGTGATTGTGCTTAACCGCACGCTGGAAAGGGCTAAAGTACTGGCCGCCAAATTCGGAGGCCGTGCCTTGCCTTTTGACCGGCTTCCAGAGGCTTTGGGTCAAGCGGATATTATCATCAGTTCCACAGGAGCCAAGGGATATGTCCTCACTCGTCAGGATGTGGAGGCCGCCATGCAACTGCGTCCGGCCCGTCCGCTGTTTTTAATTGATATTGCCGTTCCGCGTGATCTCGATCCGGCCATCCATGACGTGGAAAACGTGTTTCTGTATGATATTGATGATTTGAATGGCATTGTGGAAGCTAATTTAAAGGAACGGGAAAAAGAGGCACAAAAAGTCCAAATGATGATCGAAGAAGAAATGGAAGCATTTAAACAATGGGTCGCCACGCTAGGTGTGGTTCCTGTGATTAATGCCCTGCGTCACAAAGCAATGGCCATTCAAGAGGAAACAATGAGGCGGATTGAAAATAAATGTCCCGATTTGACCGAACGGGAGCGCCGGGTGATCCGCAAACACACCAAGAGCATTATTAATCAGATGATGCACGATCCCATCGTGCGCCTGAAAGAAATGGCGGCGGAACCGGATGCCCGGCAGTCATTGGAATTGTTCACTAAAATTTTTGCCCTTGAAGACGAGTTGAAGGAGCAGGAAAAAATAGAACAGGCCAGAAAGCTGGCTGAAAACCTGGAAAAACCACATAAAGAATTTCAAAAAACGCGTGCCAAAGAACTTCCCATCCAACTTTAAAGGAGGTTCTTTTCTCCCGTGCTTGCCCACAGCTGGTTTTATTCTTTGCTGTTAGTCCTATATATCTGCAGTCTGCTGTTATACTTCATAGATATGCTTCAATCCAACCGGAAGGCCAATAGGCTGGCCTTCTGGTTGCTTTCTATTGTCTGGGGATTACAAACCTTTTACTTTACAACCAAGGCCATCGAGCAGCAGACGTTGTTGTTTTTGTCCCAATCTGACACATTATTTTTTTATGCCTGGCTGATCATCACCTTTAGCTTGCTTACCAACTGGTTTTTAAAGATGGACCTTATTCTGTTCAGTTCTAATATTTTTGGTTTTGTTGTGATGTCCTTAAGCCTGTTTCTGGTGGGACGGGAATTTTCCCCCGAACTGGCCAGCCAACTCCATTCGGAATGGGTATTTATTCACATTGCTTTGGCCTTTCTCAGTTATGCCGCTTTTACCATCTCTTTTATCGCATCGGCCCTCTACCTGGTGCAACATGCTTTGTTGAAACGGAAAAAGATCAGGCAGTTTTACCGCTGGCCCAGTTTAATGCAGCTGGATCAGGCCGCTTTGTGGGTGAATATGGTAGGTGTACCACTGTTATTGATGAGTTTGGTGCTGGGTGTGATTTGGGCCTACCATACTTTAGAGAGGGCAGTTTGGCTGGATGCCAAAGTGCTGTTTTCCGTGCTGGTGATTGGGTTATACAGTACGTATCTTTATCAGCGCCTGGCCCGGGGATGGGCAGGCAAACAATTGGCCGAGTTAAATGTGATCTGTTTTTTGGTCCTGTTGGCCAACTATTTAATCTCGACGCAATTTACGCAATTTCATATTTAAAGGGGCAGTACATGTCATGTGCAGCAAGTGAGCACCTTTGTTTGGAGAGGATGATTGAAACATGGCCCGACACATCGTCATCGGTTCAAGGCGAAGCAAACTGGCTTTGACGCAGACCCGCTGGGTGATTAGCAAGCTGGAAGCATTGGGCTTGCCCTACACTTTTGAAATTAAAGAGATTGTGACCAAAGGGGATAAGGTTGTGGACCGCATGTTGTCCAAGGTAGGCGGCAAAGGGCTGTTTGTCAAGGAAATTGAGCAGGCTTTGCTTGATGAAAAGATTGATTTTGCGGTGCACAGTGTGAAAGATATGCCTGCTGAGCTGCCCCCTGGGCTGGAGCTGGCTAGTGTGCCGGAGCGTGAGGATCCACGGGATTGTCTTATTTCCAAGAAAGGTCTGCCCCTGGAGGAGCTCCCGCAAGGGGCTGTGATCGGGACGAGCAGTTTGCGCCGTTCAGCTCAAATCTTGCATGCCCGGCCCGACTTACAGATAAAATGGATTCGGGGCAATATCGATACCCGGCTGAGGAAGCTGAAGGAAGAGCAGTATGATGCCATTATCCTGGCGGCGTCTGGCTTAAAGCGCATGGGTTGGAACGATGAGGTTGTCACGCAGTATCTTGAGCCGGACATGTGTCTGCCGGCTGTGGGGCAGGGGGCGTTGGGCATCGAATGCCGCACCAGTGACCAGGAACTGAAACGGTTATTGGCACATATCCATCATGAACAGACCGGGCTTGCCGTGACAGCTGAACGCACTTTTTTGGCTGAAATGGGGGGCAGCTGCCATGTTCCTGTGGCCTGTTATGCACAAAAAGGTGATACAGGTCTGGTGTTGACCGGCCTGATTGCTTCACCGGATGGACAGACGGTGCTCAAAGAACGCCTGACTGGGGATGAGCCCGTTGAGCTGGGGCGCCAG from Caldalkalibacillus uzonensis includes these protein-coding regions:
- a CDS encoding cytochrome c biogenesis protein, with amino-acid sequence MLQSNRKANRLAFWLLSIVWGLQTFYFTTKAIEQQTLLFLSQSDTLFFYAWLIITFSLLTNWFLKMDLILFSSNIFGFVVMSLSLFLVGREFSPELASQLHSEWVFIHIALAFLSYAAFTISFIASALYLVQHALLKRKKIRQFYRWPSLMQLDQAALWVNMVGVPLLLMSLVLGVIWAYHTLERAVWLDAKVLFSVLVIGLYSTYLYQRLARGWAGKQLAELNVICFLVLLANYLISTQFTQFHI
- the hemC gene encoding hydroxymethylbilane synthase, with translation MARHIVIGSRRSKLALTQTRWVISKLEALGLPYTFEIKEIVTKGDKVVDRMLSKVGGKGLFVKEIEQALLDEKIDFAVHSVKDMPAELPPGLELASVPEREDPRDCLISKKGLPLEELPQGAVIGTSSLRRSAQILHARPDLQIKWIRGNIDTRLRKLKEEQYDAIILAASGLKRMGWNDEVVTQYLEPDMCLPAVGQGALGIECRTSDQELKRLLAHIHHEQTGLAVTAERTFLAEMGGSCHVPVACYAQKGDTGLVLTGLIASPDGQTVLKERLTGDEPVELGRQVARVLKCRGAEEILAQVKKDLDL